TAAAGCCGCGGTAATTGGCGCCTGAAAGGCACCCATCACCGGCTGGACCGCTGCTCCAAATCGCCAATCCTGCGGTGCAGGATTTCGATCATGCTGCCGGTTTCCTGATACATATGGGTCAAACGGTCAAGCTCGCGGCGCATGACTAAAAGCATGTCGTCCTCGGCATCGCCGCCATTGTCCTCTTCGTCTGGACCGCGCCCGTTGCCTGTCATCAGCCATTGGCGGCAAACGCCAAGACTATCGGCAACCAATCCAAGACTTCTGGCATCGGCTTCACTGCGATCCGCCTCCCATGAGCGCAATTTCGCAACCGGCACACCCGCGATCGAGGCCAAATCCGCGAGATCCATGCCTGCGCAATCCCGCGCAGTTGCAAGTCGCCCACCCAAGGTATCGTCATTCACATTCAGTAGCCGGTTAATATCGTAAAGCCCCATAATACGATCTCCGTGAAAAAAACGCCGATGATTCCCAGCCACCCGGCATTCCCTTGACCGCCTCTCGCCAAAGGCCCACGCCTTCGACAAATTTTTTACCCGGATGATTGCCAGCTTAAAATAGATCCAGATCGAAATCCGTCTGCAGCGCATCCGGGTTAAAAATACGCGCCCATCTGATTGCCACGCCGTTGAACCGTTTAAAACCGCAACAGAAATGTTCGCCATCTCAATTGGTTCCACGCCGCAGAAAAAATTATCCTGACGTCGCAAATTACGAAAATTGAAACTGTGCCGCAATGGCGCCTCACGACAAAATTCGTTTTCACGACTGTCATATTTAAATACCAGCCAGCAGACCCTCGGCCAAACGCTCGGTAATTCGACATTAATCCTTGAAAAAGACAATATTTTTCAATGGGAAAACAATGAATTGAATTCCATGGAGTAAACTGATCGGACCCGACGTATCCTTATCGGCTTCTGTCGACAGGACTTAAGGGTGCGTTAACGAACCAAATAAGCAACGCTCCAAAATGATCCATTTTTATCCTAATGGAAATTGAATGTCTTTTTTTGAGGCAGCCAAGCCAAGGCGAATCGACACCAACCAACAGACGCCTGCAACGCTTTTCTGTTTGGATTATTTTTGTGAATGATGGTGCGCACGATAAGCCGCTTCATACTTTTCGGGCCGATGGGTTCTTCCAAGCATCGGCTTATCCGAAAACCGCTCCACACTTTTCGGGCCGATGGCTTTTCCCAAGCATCGGCTTATCCGAAAACCGCTCCACACTTTTCGGGCCGATGCTATTCGGCCGCCTTCGGCAGATCCGGAACAGGATCGGACAGCGTCTCCACCAGTGGTTCCAGCTCATAGGAATAGCCCTCTAGCATGGAATAGGCACGCTCGATGGCGTCGATCTGGGTTTCGGCATTCTTGATCGCTTCGGCAATCGACTGGGTGCGGGCCCGCAACATCGAGCCGAGCACATCGGTTTCAGGTCGTCGGCCAATACGATCCACATGCTTGCGGATACGGGTGCGGTGACGCTCCAGTTCCAGAATATGAAACCGGGCTTTGAGGATATCGTCCGTCAACTTGCGGCGCAGGCCCGCGACCGGATCGAAACTGCCGGGCTCGCGCTCGTCAAGAATCATGTCGTTAATCAGCGATTCCAGCACCATCAAGCCCTTCAGGTCGGCAACATCGGCCAATTGCGGATCATAGCCGGTATCATCATAGACCTTACGGCGAACCGGATCCTTCAAGAGATCGTAGGACGTAGTGATCCTGCCAAACTCGTCCGGGTCGCCGCCCGCATCCGGATGGGCGCTCTTGGCCTTCTTGCGATACGCCGCCTTGACCGCCGCCTCATCGGCATCGCGCTCCAAACCCAACATGACATAAGGATCGATCACAAACGCACCTGTCTAGAATTCCAACCGGCCCGGCAAAGCGGGCAGACGTTTCGCATGGCTGTAACACAGGCTCATCCGCCTCGCTTACATCGCGCATAAGTTTACCGCAGGCCGGGGCGAAAATGTGAAAAGAAATGATCTATCCCCAAACAGATTGTCTGAGATGCTATAAACCGCGCTTTCACCAGCCCTGGAATTTGCGCAGATCCGGTCACAGATAAGCCATCGACATGCAAACCTTGGAAAGGCCGCATTTTACCCGCCGCAGCCACATTTTCCAGTCGCGCGAATGAATTGCCTGTTATAAAAGGGCGGCAAAATTCTCACTCCCAGTGCAAGAGAGAGCCATGACGATCCCGAATTCCCTCCCGATCACCCCGGAACTGGTAGCCTCCCACGGCCTGAAGCCGGAGGAATATGACCGGATTCTGCAATTGATCGGACGGGAGCCAACATTCACCGAGCTTGGTATTTTCTCGGCCATGTGGAACGAACATTGTTCCTACAAATCTTCCAAGCGCTGGCTGCGCACCCTGCCAACCACTGGCGCTCGCGTTATTCAAGGTCCGGGCGAAAATGCAGGCGTGGTTGATATCGATGACGGCGATTGCGTGGTCTTCAAGATGGAAAGCCACAACCATCCCTCTTATATCGAGCCTTATCAAGGCGCTGCAACCGGCGTCGGAGGCATCCTGCGCGACGTTTTCACCATGGGCGCGCGTCCAATCGCTGCCATGAACGCGCTGCGATTTGGCGCGCCGGATCATCCGAAAACACGGCATCTCGTCTCTGGCGTTGTGGCGGGTGTTGGCGGCTATGGCAATGCCTTTGGCGTTCCCACCGTAGGCGGCGAAGTGGAGTTCGACGAGCGCTATAACGGCAATATTCTGGTCAACGCCTTTGCCGCTGGCCTTGCAAAGTCGGACGCGATCTTCCTGTCCGAGGCCAAGGGCGTTGGCCTGCCGGTCGTCTATCTCGGCGCCAAGACTGGCCGCGATGGCGTAGGCGGTGCAACCATGGCATCGGCGGAATTCGACGAATCCATCGAGGAAAAACGCCCGACCGTACAGGTCGGCGATCCCTTCACCGAAAAATGCCTGCTGGAAGCCTGCCTTGAACTGATGAAGACCGGTGCGGTCATCGCCATTCAGGACATGGGCGCCGCCGGTCTCACCTGTTCGGCGGTGGAAATGGGTGCCAAGGGCGATCTCGGCATCGAGCTTGACCTCGACACCGTGCCGGTGCGCGAAGAAAACATGACCGCCTATGAAATGATGCTCTCGGAAAGCCAGGAGCGCATGCTGATGGTGCTGGAGCCTTCCAAGGAAGAGGTCGCCAAGGCGATCTTCGTCAAATGGGGCCTGGATTTCGCCATCGTCGGCAAAACCACCGACGACCTGCGCTTCCGCATCCTGCATCAAGGCGAAGAAGTCGCCAATCTGCCGATCAAGGATCTCGGCGATCAGGCACCCGAATATGACCGCCCATGGCGCGAATCAGACAAGCGCGGCCCCCTGCCCGCCAATCTGGTGGACGAGCCAGCCGATTACCGCGCCGCTATTCTGTCGCTGGTCGGTTCGGCCAACCAGTCCAGCCGCCGCTGGGTCTATGAACAATATGACACGCTGATCCAGGGCAATTCGCTTCAGCTTCCCGGCGGTGACGCGGGCGTTGTGCGGGTGGAAAATCATCCGACCAAGGCACTGGCCTTCTCCTCGGATGTCACGCCGCGTTATGTCGAAGCCGATCCGTTTGAAGGTGGCAAACAGGCCGTGGCTGAATGCTGGCGCAACATTACCGCGACCGGCGCCGAGCCGCTGGCTGCCACCGACAACCTCAATTTCGGCAATCCGGAAAAGCCGGAGATCATGGGCCAGCTGGTGGAAGCCATCAAGGGCATCGGCGAAGCCTGCCGGGCACTGGATTTCCCGATCGTCTCGGGCAATGTCTCGCTGTATAACGAGACCAATGGCGTCGCGATCCTGCCGACCCCGACCATTGCTGGCGTTGGCCTGCTGCCCGATTGGAGCCGGATGGCGAAAATTGGCGGCGCCCAGGACGGCGATCATGTCCTGCTGATCGGCACCGATGGCACGCATCTCGGCAGCTCGATCTATCTGCGTGACCTTCTTGGCCGCACCGATGGCCCAGCGCCCGAAGTGGACCTGCATGCCGAACGCCGCAATGGCGATTTCATCCGCTCGGCGATCCGCAATGGTCAGGTAACCGCCTGCCATGACATTTCCTCCGGTGGCCTCGGGATTGCTCTGGCCGAGATGGCGATGGCCTCGGCCAAGGGTCTTACCATCGACCTGTCGGAAAGCCGCGGTCCAGCCCACGCCCTGCTGTTTGGCGAAGACCAGGCTCGCTATGTCGTGACGGTTCCAGCTGACCTCGCCAATTTCATCTGCGCCAATGCCGAAGGCGCTGGCGTACCGTTCCGCCGTCTTGGCAAGGTGGGCGGCGATGCACTTGTCATCGACGGTGTGTGTACAATCGCTGTAGAGGAATTGCGCAACACGCATGAATCGTGGTTCCCTAATTTCATGGATGGCAAGGCTGAAACCCTGGCCGCCGCGCAGTAAAACCAGGCGCGCAAAAAGATCAGAATGGGAGCAGAACCATGGCTATGAAGCCCGGCGATATCGAAGACATGATCAAAGCGGGTATTCCCGGTGCCAAGGTCGTCATCCGCGATCTGGCGGGCGATGGCGATCACTACGCCGCTGAAGTCGTTGCCGAAGCCTTTCGCGGCAAGTCGCGCGTACAGCAGCACCAGATGGTCTACGATGCCCTGAAAGGCAATATGGGCGGGGTGCTGCATGCGCTCGCCCTGCAAACCTCCATCCCCGAAGCCTGACGGTATCACATCATCATGAGCAACCCGATTACCTCGTTTTTCTCCTCACTGATCAAATCGGTGAAAGCTGAAATGTCCGACCGAAAGAAATACAAGCAGGCCAAGCTGCAACGCTTGAATGCGCCGGCGTCCGACAAAAAGGTCGAGCCGACGCGGGCAAATAACCGCAACAAGGCTGCCCGTCAGGCCCGGCGCGTGACCCGCAACCGGGGCTGATGACCGTCTGTTTCCGTTTTGACTTTTGAAATTTCGGCAAAATGCGCCTATATAGGCAATGGAATACTGCGGCCTTGACCCGCATTTGAAAGGATAAATCCATGAGCGGTGTAAACGAATTCATTGATAATGCTGTCAAAAGCAATGATGTCGTGCTTTTCATGAAGGGCACGCCCCAGTTTCCGCAATGCGGATTTTCGGGCCAGGTCGTGCAGATGCTCGATTATCTCGGCATCGACTACAAGGGCATCAATGTGCTCGCCGACCAAGAAATTCGCGAAGGCATCAAGACCTATTCCAACTGGCCGACCATTCCGCAGCTTTATGTGAAGGGCGAATTCATCGGCGGATGCGATATCGTCCGGGA
This region of Agrobacterium vitis genomic DNA includes:
- a CDS encoding DnaJ domain-containing protein; this encodes MLGLERDADEAAVKAAYRKKAKSAHPDAGGDPDEFGRITTSYDLLKDPVRRKVYDDTGYDPQLADVADLKGLMVLESLINDMILDEREPGSFDPVAGLRRKLTDDILKARFHILELERHRTRIRKHVDRIGRRPETDVLGSMLRARTQSIAEAIKNAETQIDAIERAYSMLEGYSYELEPLVETLSDPVPDLPKAAE
- the purL gene encoding phosphoribosylformylglycinamidine synthase subunit PurL, yielding MTIPNSLPITPELVASHGLKPEEYDRILQLIGREPTFTELGIFSAMWNEHCSYKSSKRWLRTLPTTGARVIQGPGENAGVVDIDDGDCVVFKMESHNHPSYIEPYQGAATGVGGILRDVFTMGARPIAAMNALRFGAPDHPKTRHLVSGVVAGVGGYGNAFGVPTVGGEVEFDERYNGNILVNAFAAGLAKSDAIFLSEAKGVGLPVVYLGAKTGRDGVGGATMASAEFDESIEEKRPTVQVGDPFTEKCLLEACLELMKTGAVIAIQDMGAAGLTCSAVEMGAKGDLGIELDLDTVPVREENMTAYEMMLSESQERMLMVLEPSKEEVAKAIFVKWGLDFAIVGKTTDDLRFRILHQGEEVANLPIKDLGDQAPEYDRPWRESDKRGPLPANLVDEPADYRAAILSLVGSANQSSRRWVYEQYDTLIQGNSLQLPGGDAGVVRVENHPTKALAFSSDVTPRYVEADPFEGGKQAVAECWRNITATGAEPLAATDNLNFGNPEKPEIMGQLVEAIKGIGEACRALDFPIVSGNVSLYNETNGVAILPTPTIAGVGLLPDWSRMAKIGGAQDGDHVLLIGTDGTHLGSSIYLRDLLGRTDGPAPEVDLHAERRNGDFIRSAIRNGQVTACHDISSGGLGIALAEMAMASAKGLTIDLSESRGPAHALLFGEDQARYVVTVPADLANFICANAEGAGVPFRRLGKVGGDALVIDGVCTIAVEELRNTHESWFPNFMDGKAETLAAAQ
- a CDS encoding BolA/IbaG family iron-sulfur metabolism protein encodes the protein MAMKPGDIEDMIKAGIPGAKVVIRDLAGDGDHYAAEVVAEAFRGKSRVQQHQMVYDALKGNMGGVLHALALQTSIPEA
- the grxD gene encoding Grx4 family monothiol glutaredoxin gives rise to the protein MSGVNEFIDNAVKSNDVVLFMKGTPQFPQCGFSGQVVQMLDYLGIDYKGINVLADQEIREGIKTYSNWPTIPQLYVKGEFIGGCDIVREMFQAGELQSHLEEKGIAVRGAA